From the genome of Vitis riparia cultivar Riparia Gloire de Montpellier isolate 1030 chromosome 2, EGFV_Vit.rip_1.0, whole genome shotgun sequence, one region includes:
- the LOC117932933 gene encoding uncharacterized protein LOC117932933, with translation MGSLFPLILIVLSLGSSALMKTEAQGIKSARLLDLVLRDYTIRSYNTRSRTGMLHTVDLPANFSGIRVDTVRFRCGSLRRYGAQVKEFQLGIGIKVSPCVERVIVIRQNLGNNLSSIYSESYNLSGYQLVSPVLGLLAYNADDNRNYTNPFELGILAGKTPIKVDFSNITLVQTPGTVPLCATFERDGKVTLTNQTSPYVCVTSKHGHFGLVMESPELQEGKRMSWWKVAVGASIGATLGAFLLGLLLVAMFVKVKKRSRMEELERRAYEEEALQVSMVGHVRAPIAAVTRTMPSIQDEYTPPPP, from the coding sequence ATGGGTTCACTCTTCCCTCTCATACTAATAGTTCTTTCATTGGGATCTTCTGCATTGATGAAAACTGAAGCTCAGGGAATCAAATCAGCCCGCCTGCTTGATCTGGTCCTCAGAGACTACACCATCAGATCCTACAACACACGCTCCAGGACAGGAATGCTACACACTGTAGACTTACCGGCCAACTTCTCCGGCATCCGAGTCGACACAGTGAGATTCAGGTGCGGTAGTCTTCGCCGGTATGGCGCTCAGGTCAAGGAATTCCAACTGGGTATCGGGATAAAAGTCAGCCCTTGTGTGGAGAGAGTCATAGTGATTAGGCAAAACCTCGGAAACAACTTGTCTTCTATTTACTCAGAGAGCTACAATTTATCTGGATACCAGCTTGTTTCCCCTGTTTTAGGCCTTTTGGCATACAATGCAGACGACAATAGGAACTACACCAACCCCTTTGAGCTCGGCATTCTCGCCGGAAAAACACCCATCAAGGTAGACTTCAGCAACATTACCCTGGTCCAGACTCCGGGAACTGTTCCATTATGTGCTACATTTGAGCGTGATGGCAAGGTGACATTGACAAACCAGACATCACCATATGTTTGTGTCACATCAAAGCACGGCCATTTCGGGTTGGTGATGGAGTCACCGGAGTTGCAGGAGGGGAAAAGGATGAGCTGGTGGAAGGTGGCAGTGGGGGCCTCCATTGGGGCTACATTGGGTGCATTTCTCCTGGGATTGCTTCTGGTGGCAATGTTTGTGAAGGTAAAGAAGAGATCAAGAATGGAGGAGTTGGAGAGGAGAGCCTATGAAGAAGAAGCCTTGCAGGTGTCCATGGTTGGGCATGTGAGGGCTCCTATAGCTGCTGTAACAAGGACAATGCCCTCAATTCAGGATGAGTACACACCTCCTCCTCCTTGA
- the LOC117905826 gene encoding protein STAY-GREEN homolog, chloroplastic-like isoform X1, with protein MAILTTALVLPSELKPSFSQHQISLFVSRRRLRKSHPAFPVARLFGPAIFEASKLEVLFLGVDEKNHQGKLPRIYTLTHSDMTSKLTLAISQTINNSQLQGWYNRLQRDEVVAEWKKVEDQMSLHVHCHVSGGHFLLDLCAELRYFIFCKELPVVLKAFVHGDSNLFNNYPELQEALVWVYFHSNLPEFNRVECWGPLNNAAAPPPAAAAGGGGGGVEGQPNMRQVEPSRPEEPCIENCTCCFPSMSLIPWSQDLAHENTHDTQKRLQQQI; from the exons ATGGCTATTTTGACTACTGCTCTTGTGCTTCCGTCTGAGCTCAAACCTTCTTTCTCTCAACATCAAATTTCTCTCTTCGTCTCTAGAAGAAGACTTAGGAAGAGTCACCCTGCTTTTCCt GTTGCAAGGCTGTTCGGTCCAGCGATTTTCGAAGCTTCAAAGCTTGAAGTTCTGTTTCTGGGAGTGGACGAGAAGAATCACCAGGGGAAGCTTCCTAGAATTTACACGCTTACGCATAGTGACATGACATCTAAACTCACTCTGGCTATATCTCAAACTATAAACAACTCTCAG TTGCAGGGGTGGTACAACAGATTACAGAGAGATGAGGTGGTGGCTGAATGGAAGAAAGTGGAAGACCAGATGTCTCTGCATGTGCACTGCCACGTGAGTGGAGGCCATTTCCTTTTAGATTTGTGTGCTGAACTTAGATACTTCATCTTCTGCAAAGAGCTTCCAGTG GTTTTGAAGGCTTTTGTTCATGGAGATAGTAACTTGTTCAATAATTACCCAGAATTACAGGAAGCTTTGGTTTGGGTCTACTTTCACTCAAACCTCCCAGAATTCAATAGAGTGGAATGCTGGGGGCCGCTCAATAATGCAGCGGCGCCTCCTCCTGCTGCCGCtgctggtggtggtggcggtggGGTTGAGGGACAGCCGAACATGAGGCAAGTGGAACCATCGAGGCCAGAAGAGCCATGCATTGAGAACTGTACATGTTGCTTCCCATCAATGAGCCTCATCCCATGGTCACAAGATCTCGCCCATGAAAATACTCATGATACCCAGAAGCGCTTACAGCAGCAAATCTGA
- the LOC117905826 gene encoding protein STAY-GREEN homolog, chloroplastic-like isoform X2 has product MAILTTALVLPSELKPSFSQHQISLFVSRRRLRKSHPAFPVARLFGPAIFEASKLEVLFLGVDEKNHQGKLPRIYTLTHSDMTSKLTLAISQTQLQGWYNRLQRDEVVAEWKKVEDQMSLHVHCHVSGGHFLLDLCAELRYFIFCKELPVVLKAFVHGDSNLFNNYPELQEALVWVYFHSNLPEFNRVECWGPLNNAAAPPPAAAAGGGGGGVEGQPNMRQVEPSRPEEPCIENCTCCFPSMSLIPWSQDLAHENTHDTQKRLQQQI; this is encoded by the exons ATGGCTATTTTGACTACTGCTCTTGTGCTTCCGTCTGAGCTCAAACCTTCTTTCTCTCAACATCAAATTTCTCTCTTCGTCTCTAGAAGAAGACTTAGGAAGAGTCACCCTGCTTTTCCt GTTGCAAGGCTGTTCGGTCCAGCGATTTTCGAAGCTTCAAAGCTTGAAGTTCTGTTTCTGGGAGTGGACGAGAAGAATCACCAGGGGAAGCTTCCTAGAATTTACACGCTTACGCATAGTGACATGACATCTAAACTCACTCTGGCTATATCTCAAACT CAGTTGCAGGGGTGGTACAACAGATTACAGAGAGATGAGGTGGTGGCTGAATGGAAGAAAGTGGAAGACCAGATGTCTCTGCATGTGCACTGCCACGTGAGTGGAGGCCATTTCCTTTTAGATTTGTGTGCTGAACTTAGATACTTCATCTTCTGCAAAGAGCTTCCAGTG GTTTTGAAGGCTTTTGTTCATGGAGATAGTAACTTGTTCAATAATTACCCAGAATTACAGGAAGCTTTGGTTTGGGTCTACTTTCACTCAAACCTCCCAGAATTCAATAGAGTGGAATGCTGGGGGCCGCTCAATAATGCAGCGGCGCCTCCTCCTGCTGCCGCtgctggtggtggtggcggtggGGTTGAGGGACAGCCGAACATGAGGCAAGTGGAACCATCGAGGCCAGAAGAGCCATGCATTGAGAACTGTACATGTTGCTTCCCATCAATGAGCCTCATCCCATGGTCACAAGATCTCGCCCATGAAAATACTCATGATACCCAGAAGCGCTTACAGCAGCAAATCTGA
- the LOC117905826 gene encoding protein STAY-GREEN homolog, chloroplastic-like isoform X3, with amino-acid sequence MAILTTALVLPSELKPSFSQHQISLFVSRRRLRKSHPAFPVARLFGPAIFEASKLEVLFLGVDEKNHQGKLPRIYTLTHSDMTSKLTLAISQTINNSQLQGWYNRLQRDEVVAEWKKVEDQMSLHVHCHVSGGHFLLDLCAELRYFIFCKELPVNYRKLWFGSTFTQTSQNSIEWNAGGRSIMQRRLLLLPLLVVVAVGLRDSRT; translated from the exons ATGGCTATTTTGACTACTGCTCTTGTGCTTCCGTCTGAGCTCAAACCTTCTTTCTCTCAACATCAAATTTCTCTCTTCGTCTCTAGAAGAAGACTTAGGAAGAGTCACCCTGCTTTTCCt GTTGCAAGGCTGTTCGGTCCAGCGATTTTCGAAGCTTCAAAGCTTGAAGTTCTGTTTCTGGGAGTGGACGAGAAGAATCACCAGGGGAAGCTTCCTAGAATTTACACGCTTACGCATAGTGACATGACATCTAAACTCACTCTGGCTATATCTCAAACTATAAACAACTCTCAG TTGCAGGGGTGGTACAACAGATTACAGAGAGATGAGGTGGTGGCTGAATGGAAGAAAGTGGAAGACCAGATGTCTCTGCATGTGCACTGCCACGTGAGTGGAGGCCATTTCCTTTTAGATTTGTGTGCTGAACTTAGATACTTCATCTTCTGCAAAGAGCTTCCAGTG AATTACAGGAAGCTTTGGTTTGGGTCTACTTTCACTCAAACCTCCCAGAATTCAATAGAGTGGAATGCTGGGGGCCGCTCAATAATGCAGCGGCGCCTCCTCCTGCTGCCGCtgctggtggtggtggcggtggGGTTGAGGGACAGCCGAACATGA
- the LOC117905580 gene encoding protein FIZZY-RELATED 2-like codes for MDDPTTPSTTNPSALRSSSGLNLPSTMSKTPLSLEPVTPSTHIERMISVGYQPSPSRTIYSDRFIPSRTGSNFALFDISPSANSPAEGREDGSGAYATLLRTALFGPDAGVCSPGTPDKLMRLDGKNSSVYPSSRNIFRYKTETRQSMHSLSPFGFEDALPGVSHGPVKAARKVPRSPYKVLDAPALQDDFYLNLVDWSAHNVLAVGLGNCVYLWNACSSKVTKLCDLGMDVSVCSVGWAQRGTHLAVGTSNGKLQIWDASRCKRVRTMEGHRLRIGALAWSSSMLSSGSRDKTILQRDIRAQDDFVNKLAGHKSEVCGLKWSYDNRELASGGNDNRLFVWNQHSTQPVLKYCEHTAAVKAIAWSPHLHGLLASGGGTADRCIRFWNTTTNSHLSCMDTGSQVCNLVWSKNVNELVSTHGYSQNQIIVWRYPTMSKLATLTGHTYRVLYLAISPDGQTIVTGAGDETLRFWNVFPSPKSQNTDSEIGASSLGRTQIR; via the exons ATGGATGATCCCACAACACCTTCAACAACCAACCCATCAGCTCTCAGAAGCTCCTCAGGGTTAAATCTACCTTCTACAATGTCGAAGACCCCTCTATCTCTCGAACCCGTAACCCCGTCGACCCACATCGAGCGTATGATCAGTGTAGGTTATCAGCCGTCGCCGTCGAGAACGATTTACAGCGATAGATTCATCCCCAGCAGAACAGGTTCCAATTTTGCGCTCTTCGACATCTCCCCGTCAGCTAACTCGCCGGCGGAGGGGCGAGAGGATGGCTCTGGCGCGTATGCGACGTTGTTGAGGACGGCCCTATTCGGGCCCGATGCCGGAGTCTGTTCCCCAGGCACGCCGGATAAGTTGATGAGATTGGATGGGAAGAATTCTTCTGTGTATCCGTCGAGCCGGAATATTTTTCGGTACAAGACGGAGACTCGGCAGTCGATGCACTCGCTGTCGCCGTTCGGGTTTGAAGATGCATTGCCGGGCGTGAGTCATGGCCCAGTCAAGGCAGCACGGAAGGTTCCTCGATCGCCTTATAAG GTTTTGGATGCTCCGGCATTACAAGATGATTTTTATCTGAATCTCGTTGATTGGTCCGCGCATAATGTGTTGGCAGTTGGGTTGGGCAATTGTGTCTATTTATGGAATGCTTGTAGTAGCAAG GTGACAAAATTGTGTGATCTGGGAATGGATGTAAGTGTCTGTTCAGTAGGCTGGGCACAGCGTGGCACACATCTTGCTGTTGGAACTAGTAATGGAAAACTCCAG ATTTGGGATGCATCTCGCTGCAAGAGAGTGCGAACTATGGAGGGTCATCGGTTACGTATTGGAGCTCTAGCCTGGAGCTCATCCATGTTGTCTTCAGGTAGTCGGGATAAAACAATTCTTCAACGTGATATACGTGCTCAGGATGATTTTGTTAATAAGCTCGCTGGACACAAGTCAGAG GTTTGTGGATTGAAGTGGTCTTATGATAACCGTGAGTTAGCATCAGGAGGAAATGATAATAGa CTTTTTGTTTGGAATCAACATTCAACTCAACCTGTCCTAAAATACTGTGAGCATACAGCAGCTGTAAAAGCCATAGCATGGTCCCCCCATCTTCATGGTCTTCTTGCATCTGGGGGTGGTACAGCAGACCGCTGCATTCGATTCTGGAATACAACCACTAACTCACACCTGAGCTGCATGGACACCGGCAGTCAG GTATGCAACCTTGTCTGGTCTAAAAATGTCAATGAACTTGTAAGCACCCATGGGTACTCCCAGAATCAAATAATAGTTTGGAGATATCCTACCATGTCAAAG CTGGCAACCCTTACCGGCCATACGTATAGAGTTCTTTATCTTGCCATCTCCCCCGATGGACAG ACAATCGTCACAGGAGCAGGAGATGAAACACTTCGGTTTTGGAATGTCTTCCCTTCTCCCAAATCACAG AATACTGATAGTGAAATTGGAGCATCATCCCTTGGAAGAACTCAAATCCGATGA